One window of Armatimonadota bacterium genomic DNA carries:
- a CDS encoding tetratricopeptide repeat protein, producing MQSRLGRFAALSLPLLFVCPVRAQSVDPTVVAADTAYTAKRYAEAIPLYQQVVASKLPDGVRARAQFQIGWSYYNLDNRKQAQAEWVAAADKFPTQASYACNSLLRAGNSAVGAKDYTSAATYYQRAADTYTTAAEAREFAIQARCWLGNVHLRMAEQTKLRESRTALATGSVTTGEEIWKQAAPDFHAAEDAYSRVLKDFPEAGILRAEAEMLLVSLKLEYAIYGQGNSFEDVIAAAGAFLSKWPDDSTRCPTVLMMRAESCFCMRRYDASIADITTIQTTYAATAKESLGTSQFYMARCYEDMHDWARALAEYTNYLELAVPSFNERLLHSQAQFFTGHCLRGLGKTADAAAAYQKVIDDYADCPIARSAAIYRDDLAAELQRDGILQPTLGASEGSSK from the coding sequence ATGCAGTCTCGCTTGGGCCGTTTCGCGGCCCTCTCCCTTCCCCTTCTGTTCGTCTGCCCCGTCCGCGCGCAATCCGTTGACCCCACAGTCGTAGCGGCGGATACCGCGTATACGGCTAAACGGTATGCGGAGGCCATACCGCTCTACCAGCAGGTCGTCGCATCGAAACTGCCCGACGGTGTTCGGGCGCGCGCTCAGTTTCAGATCGGCTGGTCTTACTACAACTTGGACAACCGGAAGCAGGCGCAAGCCGAATGGGTGGCTGCGGCCGACAAGTTTCCCACCCAAGCTTCTTACGCGTGCAACTCTCTGCTTCGAGCAGGAAACAGTGCTGTTGGCGCTAAGGACTACACTTCGGCCGCGACATATTACCAGCGGGCTGCCGACACCTACACAACGGCGGCGGAAGCTCGCGAATTCGCGATTCAGGCTCGCTGTTGGCTCGGCAACGTCCACCTCAGAATGGCGGAACAGACCAAGCTCAGGGAATCCCGGACCGCCCTTGCCACGGGATCGGTCACAACCGGCGAGGAAATCTGGAAGCAGGCCGCGCCTGACTTTCACGCTGCGGAGGATGCATACTCGCGCGTGCTGAAGGACTTTCCTGAAGCGGGAATACTCCGCGCAGAAGCCGAAATGTTGCTTGTATCGCTGAAACTGGAATATGCGATTTACGGACAAGGCAACTCTTTTGAAGACGTGATCGCGGCTGCGGGCGCTTTCTTATCGAAGTGGCCGGACGACTCCACGCGATGTCCCACGGTCCTGATGATGCGGGCCGAATCATGCTTCTGCATGCGGCGGTACGACGCTTCCATTGCCGACATCACTACCATTCAAACGACGTATGCGGCTACGGCGAAAGAGTCCCTCGGAACATCGCAGTTCTACATGGCCCGTTGCTATGAGGACATGCATGATTGGGCGCGAGCCCTGGCCGAGTACACCAACTACCTTGAACTGGCTGTCCCATCATTCAATGAACGCCTCCTGCATTCGCAAGCCCAGTTTTTTACGGGACATTGCCTCCGCGGATTGGGCAAAACCGCGGACGCTGCGGCAGCGTATCAGAAAGTCATAGATGACTATGCCGACTGTCCCATCGCGCGAAGCGCCGCGATATACCGTGACGATCTAGCGGCGGAACTCCAACGCGATGGGATTCTCCAACCCACTCTTGGCGCATCGGAGGGCTCGTCAAAATGA
- a CDS encoding phosphodiester glycosidase family protein codes for MTIALRRFYSSFTASRATVLVLAAASVPCAVLSATAGSKAPEKGDDQAPISPSQASIVRLVFPPPRFERVTIQGYRYTLIRGGRVRTAFGPLNRSVASWVKMVDGIGGLNGTFFDARNNIVGPALSGSGKRYAPSHLYVNLKCSGRPIVLLGTKSLRIMPFEPDMGTSIKVLRSLVPDVQDAFVGGGWLVRNGKVSDVPTIRHTFVSTAMDFRPRAAVGVDAAGRMLLFATREEVSSFRFAEAMAKVGAVQGVLLDSGLSTCLMWKGRAAAAVSTGNPPRIRPVPHAFIVFSK; via the coding sequence ATGACGATAGCTTTGCGCCGATTTTACTCATCGTTCACCGCTTCCCGCGCGACTGTGCTGGTCCTTGCCGCAGCTTCCGTCCCTTGTGCTGTGCTGTCCGCCACCGCGGGGTCCAAGGCTCCTGAAAAGGGTGACGACCAAGCACCTATCTCCCCCTCCCAAGCAAGCATCGTCCGACTCGTTTTCCCACCGCCGCGCTTCGAAAGGGTCACGATTCAGGGCTACCGTTACACACTCATCAGGGGAGGCCGAGTACGTACTGCGTTTGGGCCACTAAACAGATCGGTCGCTTCGTGGGTGAAAATGGTGGATGGGATCGGCGGTCTGAACGGAACATTCTTCGACGCGCGGAACAACATCGTGGGGCCCGCGTTGAGCGGCAGCGGGAAGCGTTATGCGCCTTCGCATCTGTACGTCAACCTGAAGTGCTCCGGCCGGCCGATAGTGTTGTTAGGCACCAAATCACTGAGGATAATGCCGTTCGAACCGGATATGGGAACGAGTATCAAGGTATTGCGGAGCCTCGTCCCGGACGTTCAGGATGCCTTTGTCGGCGGCGGCTGGCTCGTTCGAAACGGGAAGGTATCCGATGTTCCGACTATTCGCCACACGTTCGTTTCCACCGCCATGGACTTCCGACCACGGGCCGCAGTCGGCGTGGACGCCGCTGGCCGAATGCTATTGTTCGCCACACGCGAGGAGGTCAGCAGCTTCAGGTTCGCGGAGGCAATGGCCAAGGTTGGCGCGGTGCAAGGAGTGCTTCTGGACTCGGGTCTGAGCACCTGCCTTATGTGGAAGGGCCGAGCCGCAGCAGCTGTAAGCACTGGGAATCCGCCGCGCATCCGGCCGGTGCCGCACGCGTTCATTGTGTTTTCAAAGTAG
- the aspS gene encoding aspartate--tRNA ligase, translated as MYTQRTIWCGELRLEHIGQTVTVNGWVQKRRDHGGVIFIDLRDRTGLVQTVAHEEQADARNAADEARPEYVMSVTGTVIAREPENVNPNMPTGEVEIVASKVEILNPAKTPPFPIADDTTSDEILRLKYRYLDLRRASMYRNMLLRHKVIKFMRDYLCERDFIEVETPILIKSTPEGARDYLVPSRLYAGHFYALPQSPQQMKQLLMVAGFERYFQIAKCFRDEDPRADRQPEFTQLDLEMSFATQEDVLSIIEGLYTEMIPAVSEKKINSPFLRLTHAEALDKYGSDKPDLRFGLELVDIGDILRGCGFRVFDGTLESGGRIQALRYPGGASIGRADIDRLTDFAKSQGAKGLVSLAYTAEGVKTPSSGMLKFVTVEHLENIRIAAGAEIGDSVFVVADSKAVVAKTLGALRLEVGRRKDLMDPDQMMFAWVVDFPMFNWDEATQRWDAEHHPFTSVKDEDVHWLDEDPGKARANAYDLVCNGAEMASGSIRIHRSDIQKKIFDLMGYDDTSIQERFGHIIEAFQYGAPPHGGIAPGIDRLIMKLLDTDNIREVIAFPKTTTGQDPMTGAPSPVDQAQLDELHLDVVMSPEEG; from the coding sequence ATGTACACTCAACGAACGATTTGGTGTGGCGAATTGCGGCTGGAACACATCGGCCAGACCGTGACGGTCAATGGCTGGGTGCAGAAGCGCCGGGACCACGGGGGAGTCATTTTCATCGACCTGCGTGACCGCACGGGGCTGGTACAGACCGTGGCGCACGAGGAACAGGCCGACGCGCGGAACGCTGCGGACGAAGCCCGGCCCGAGTACGTGATGAGCGTGACCGGCACCGTCATCGCGCGCGAGCCCGAAAACGTGAACCCCAATATGCCAACCGGCGAGGTGGAGATCGTCGCGTCGAAGGTCGAGATTCTCAACCCCGCCAAGACGCCGCCGTTCCCCATCGCGGACGATACCACCAGCGACGAAATCCTCCGCCTCAAATACAGGTACCTCGACCTGCGCCGCGCGTCCATGTATCGCAACATGCTCCTTCGCCACAAGGTCATCAAGTTCATGCGGGACTACCTCTGCGAGCGCGACTTCATCGAAGTCGAGACGCCCATCCTCATCAAGAGCACGCCGGAAGGCGCGCGCGACTACCTCGTGCCGTCGCGCCTCTATGCCGGCCATTTTTATGCGCTGCCACAGTCGCCGCAACAGATGAAGCAGCTACTGATGGTCGCCGGCTTCGAGCGCTATTTCCAGATCGCCAAGTGCTTCCGCGATGAAGATCCGCGCGCCGACCGCCAACCGGAGTTCACACAGTTGGACCTCGAGATGTCATTCGCAACGCAGGAGGATGTTCTCAGCATCATCGAGGGCCTGTACACCGAGATGATCCCGGCGGTCAGCGAGAAGAAGATCAACAGCCCCTTCCTGCGGCTGACCCACGCCGAGGCGTTGGACAAGTACGGCAGCGACAAGCCGGATCTCCGGTTCGGCCTCGAACTGGTGGACATCGGCGACATCCTTCGCGGCTGCGGGTTCCGAGTGTTCGACGGCACGCTGGAGTCCGGCGGGCGCATCCAGGCGCTGCGCTACCCGGGCGGCGCGAGCATCGGCCGGGCCGATATCGACCGCCTGACGGATTTCGCCAAGTCCCAGGGCGCAAAGGGCCTCGTCTCGCTGGCGTACACGGCGGAAGGGGTCAAGACGCCGTCGTCCGGTATGCTCAAATTCGTGACAGTGGAACACCTGGAGAATATCCGCATCGCCGCCGGCGCCGAGATCGGCGACAGCGTGTTCGTGGTCGCGGACTCGAAGGCCGTCGTCGCGAAGACGCTGGGCGCGCTGCGCCTCGAGGTCGGCCGGCGCAAGGACCTGATGGACCCGGACCAGATGATGTTCGCCTGGGTGGTGGACTTCCCGATGTTCAACTGGGACGAGGCCACCCAGCGCTGGGACGCCGAGCACCACCCATTCACCAGCGTGAAGGACGAGGACGTGCACTGGCTGGACGAAGACCCCGGCAAGGCGCGCGCCAACGCCTACGACCTGGTGTGCAACGGCGCCGAAATGGCCAGCGGCAGCATCCGGATCCACCGCAGTGACATCCAGAAGAAGATCTTCGACCTGATGGGCTACGACGACACGTCCATTCAGGAGCGGTTCGGCCACATCATCGAGGCGTTCCAGTATGGCGCGCCGCCCCACGGCGGTATCGCACCAGGCATCGACCGCCTGATCATGAAGCTGCTGGACACGGACAACATCCGCGAGGTCATCGCCTTCCCGAAGACCACCACCGGCCAGGACCCCATGACCGGCGCCCCAAGCCCCGTGGACCAGGCGCAACTGGACGAACTGCACCTGGACGTGGTGATGTCACCAGAAGAGGGCTGA
- the hisS gene encoding histidine--tRNA ligase gives MADTNLKFQAPRGTHDVTPAEVGAWLRVEETFRRVCRLYRYGEIRTPLFESSEITHRSSGETSDIVTKETYDFTDRGGDSFTLRPEGTPGVIRAAIEHGLIADSPVVKLAYIAPMFRYDRPQKGRFRQHHQVGIEVLGPSDAASDAEVIALGCRLHAELGIKGAVLKINSVGSPEDRPVYRQALVDYFTPRAADLTEESRNRLATNPLRILDSKAPNDRELVAGAPRIQEYLTAENAAHFDAVKSHLDRLGIAFEVDPLLVRGLDYYTRTAFEWVHGGLGAQSSIGGGGRYNGLVEALGGPPTPGIGFGMGIERLMLAMEDSGVTPPVPDTADVYAVAAGDETRGEVFALCQECRDAGLAAEFDPLHRSVKSQMKSAGKAGAGVVLLIGGDELTNGTVTLRDMAVAEQHTVPRAEAVAAAKRIVEMRK, from the coding sequence ATGGCCGACACAAATCTCAAGTTCCAGGCCCCGAGGGGCACACACGATGTAACACCCGCCGAGGTAGGCGCCTGGCTGCGCGTGGAAGAAACCTTCCGCCGCGTTTGCCGCCTCTACCGTTACGGTGAGATCCGCACGCCGCTCTTCGAGAGTTCGGAGATCACACACCGTTCAAGCGGTGAGACGTCGGACATCGTCACCAAGGAAACCTACGATTTCACGGACCGCGGCGGCGACAGCTTCACCCTGCGACCCGAAGGCACGCCCGGCGTGATCCGCGCCGCCATCGAACACGGACTCATCGCCGACTCACCGGTTGTGAAGCTGGCGTACATCGCGCCGATGTTCCGGTACGACCGCCCCCAGAAGGGCCGGTTCCGGCAGCACCACCAGGTGGGCATCGAGGTCCTTGGCCCCAGCGACGCGGCGTCGGACGCCGAGGTGATCGCGCTCGGCTGCCGCCTCCATGCGGAACTGGGCATCAAAGGCGCTGTGCTCAAGATTAATTCCGTTGGCTCTCCGGAGGACCGGCCGGTCTACCGCCAGGCGCTAGTGGACTATTTCACGCCCCGCGCCGCCGATCTCACCGAAGAGAGCCGCAACCGGCTGGCGACCAACCCGCTGCGCATCCTGGACAGCAAAGCGCCGAACGACCGCGAGCTCGTGGCCGGCGCGCCGCGCATCCAGGAATACCTGACGGCGGAAAACGCAGCGCATTTTGACGCGGTGAAGTCCCATTTGGATCGGCTGGGCATAGCCTTCGAAGTCGATCCGCTGCTCGTCCGCGGCCTTGACTATTACACGCGCACGGCCTTCGAGTGGGTTCACGGCGGACTGGGCGCGCAGAGCAGCATCGGCGGCGGCGGGCGGTACAACGGTCTCGTCGAGGCCCTGGGCGGGCCGCCCACCCCGGGCATCGGCTTCGGGATGGGAATCGAGCGCCTGATGCTCGCCATGGAAGACTCCGGCGTGACGCCGCCGGTCCCAGATACCGCGGATGTCTACGCGGTGGCCGCGGGCGACGAAACGCGAGGCGAGGTCTTCGCTCTGTGCCAGGAGTGCCGCGATGCAGGGCTGGCGGCGGAGTTCGACCCGCTGCATCGAAGCGTCAAGAGCCAGATGAAGTCCGCCGGAAAGGCCGGCGCCGGGGTGGTCCTCCTCATCGGCGGGGATGAGCTGACCAACGGGACCGTAACGCTGCGCGACATGGCGGTCGCCGAGCAGCACACCGTGCCGCGCGCCGAAGCGGTGGCGGCAGCGAAACGGATTGTGGAAATGAGGAAATGA
- a CDS encoding bL28 family ribosomal protein — MRECHFCGKGAMAGRSHRHRHSAWAQRAPKTNRWFEPNLQVTHVSAGGGNQKRVLACAKCLKAGKSLHGLQTPTAA; from the coding sequence ATGAGAGAGTGCCATTTCTGCGGGAAGGGCGCGATGGCCGGACGCAGCCATCGCCACCGCCACTCCGCGTGGGCCCAGCGTGCCCCAAAAACGAACCGTTGGTTCGAGCCGAACCTCCAGGTGACGCACGTGTCCGCCGGCGGTGGTAATCAGAAGCGCGTTCTGGCCTGCGCCAAGTGCCTCAAGGCCGGCAAGAGCCTTCACGGCCTACAGACCCCCACAGCCGCCTGA
- a CDS encoding DUF1385 domain-containing protein, whose amino-acid sequence MDTRLPIGYIATNGVWLEPSDSLSHAVDVLGDSPSGAVPVLEGGSLCGLVSDREVARGVLMGPAATVGDVMTRAVPIVPSEMPIQDGLALLAETDFPALPVATPEGRFLGTIGRGELLRSIYLRRRPKQIGGMATPLGVYLSDGTFRGGASDIALVLTGVFLFIGTVVSMGLSGLAAWAWVRLGLPRVYTQWVSTAAWTLAFALWFRLSWVAGYHAAEHQTVHAIERNEALTLERVAQMPRPHPRCGTNLVVLASVFVTMYAWMGVDPLVAGIISLIIYRFLGHWVQLHITTKPATRRQLESGIRAGEQLLERYQGGAPPARFGVFHRIWNMGLVQVAIGNIGPTLLLPLLAPYVPFVERLLRYLQ is encoded by the coding sequence ATGGATACACGACTCCCAATTGGATACATCGCAACGAACGGCGTGTGGCTCGAGCCTTCGGACTCTCTGAGCCATGCGGTCGATGTGCTGGGCGATTCGCCGTCCGGCGCCGTGCCGGTGCTTGAGGGCGGATCGCTCTGCGGCCTGGTCTCCGATCGCGAGGTGGCGCGGGGTGTACTGATGGGACCCGCGGCGACCGTGGGCGATGTTATGACGCGCGCGGTACCCATCGTCCCATCCGAAATGCCGATTCAGGATGGCCTTGCCCTGTTGGCGGAAACCGATTTTCCGGCGCTCCCCGTCGCCACTCCGGAGGGCCGGTTTCTGGGCACGATCGGCCGCGGCGAACTGCTGCGGTCCATCTACCTCCGCCGCCGGCCAAAGCAGATCGGAGGGATGGCGACGCCGCTGGGCGTCTACCTTTCCGACGGGACCTTCAGAGGCGGCGCCAGCGACATCGCCCTGGTCCTCACGGGGGTCTTCCTCTTCATCGGCACGGTGGTGTCGATGGGTCTTTCGGGGCTGGCGGCCTGGGCATGGGTTCGGCTTGGCCTGCCCCGGGTGTACACGCAATGGGTGTCGACGGCTGCGTGGACGCTGGCGTTCGCTCTCTGGTTCCGGCTCTCGTGGGTTGCGGGGTATCACGCGGCGGAGCACCAGACCGTGCATGCGATCGAGCGGAACGAGGCGCTGACGCTTGAGCGGGTCGCGCAGATGCCGAGGCCGCACCCGCGCTGCGGGACCAACCTGGTTGTGCTGGCATCGGTATTCGTCACAATGTACGCGTGGATGGGCGTGGATCCGCTGGTGGCGGGCATCATCAGCCTCATCATCTACCGGTTTCTCGGCCACTGGGTTCAGTTGCATATCACCACCAAACCGGCGACGCGGCGGCAGCTGGAATCGGGAATTCGCGCCGGCGAACAACTGCTGGAACGATACCAGGGCGGCGCGCCCCCTGCACGCTTCGGGGTATTCCACCGAATCTGGAATATGGGCCTGGTGCAGGTGGCTATCGGCAATATCGGCCCTACGCTGCTGCTGCCGCTGCTCGCGCCGTACGTGCCCTTTGTCGAACGGCTGTTGAGATACCTACAATAA